GATTGGCCCTCTGGCGAGTCCAAGCCTAAGCTTCAATGCGCAGGAGACTGCGGCGCGTAAGCGGGAAGTCGCCCGCGCTGTTGAGCCTGCATATTTTCATGTGCAGCAGGGGCAGATCATTGTCCGGCAGGGCGAGGCTGTGTCTTTGCCGCAGCACGTGAAGCTCAAGGCCATGATTTCCGATGCGCCCGAGACCTTTGGCTTTGGTCGGGCAATTGGCCTTTTCCTTGTCGGGTGTCTTCTTGTTGGCGGCCTTCGGTTTAGCTCCCGCTCTGGTCTGTGCACTGCCATGACAGGTCGGGACATGATGCTCGTTTCGCTCATTGTTCTTGGCTTTGGTCTGCTTGCAAAGGCCATGGCTCTTCTTGGTGCACCTCTTGCCCTTTCTGCCGGAGCATGGACGCGCGATCTTTTGCCCTATGCAATGCCTATTGCAGGTGCATGTGGTTTGTTGGCCCTGTTCTTTTCGCATGCCATTTGCTTTAACATCGGCATCGTTATTTCTTTTCTTTGCGCCAGCATTTTTGGTGGTGGGCTTCCGCTTTTCCTCTTTTATTTTCTCGGCTGCATGCTCCAGACTTTCCTCATGAAGCAGACGCACACCCGGTATCAGACGCTCTACAGTCTGGTGCCCTTGCTCGGTGGGCTTCTTCTTGCCTGGTTTGGCGTGGCCTTTGTTGAGTCTCGCGATCTGTTGCAGCTTGGAGCTGGAACGCTTTATGTGTTGGCAGGTGGCATTGCCTCGCTTTTCATTGTTTTGGCGCTTTCGCCTGCTGTTGAGCTGATTCTTGGTTTCACCTCGCGCTTTAAGCTGATGGAATTGATGAATCTTGAGCAGCCACTTTTGCAGGAGCTTATGGTTGCAGCTCCCGGCACCTATCATCATTCGCTTGTTGTCTCCAACATGGTCGAAGCTGGTGCGCGGGCCATTGGGGCGAATCCTCTCGTTGCCAAGGTTGCGGCCCTCTATCATGACGTTGGCAAGATTACCAAGCCACAGTATTTTATTGAGAATCAGCTTGGACGTGAGCGGAATCGTCACGACAAGCTGACCCCGTCCATGAGTGCGCTTATTTTGATCTCTCACGTCAAAAAGGGCGTTGAGCTTGCCCGTCAGCATAAGCTGGGCAAGGAGATTGAAGACATTATTCAGCAGCATCATGGGACAAATCTGATCTCGTATTTTTATCACAAGGCAAAGGAGCAGGCTGAGGCGCGTGGTGAAGAGGATGTTCGCGAAGAAGAATTTCGCTATCCCGGTCCCAAGCCGCAGACCAAGGAAGCTGGACTTATTTTGCTCGCTGACGCCATTGAGGCATCAAGTCGCACGCTTTCTGAGCCGACTCCGTCTCGCATCAAGGGGCACATTGAGTCTGTCATCAAGAAAATCTTTTCTGACGGGCAGCTTGATGAGTCAGAGCTGACCCTGAAGGATTTGCATCGGTTGAGTGAGGTTTTTCACCGGATTCTTACGGGTATTTTCCATCAGCGCATTGAGTATCCTTCTGGTTCTCAGCCGCGTACTGATGGACAGGCCGCGGACAGTGCCAAGGAGCTTCCTCCGGCTGAGTCGTCGTCTTCCCAGCAGGCTTCGGATGCCTCTGCTTCCGCCTCTGCCTCTGATGCAGCAAAAGATTCTTCGTCATCTGGGGATTCGTCCTGTGACGCGGAGCGTTCCTGTCATGATTCCTCTGTGCCTGTAACGTATGGTTATGATGGATATGGCGACACTGAACTTAAATTTAGCAAATCTCGATCGGTAAATTCATGACGGATTTTTCGCAGGCCGAATTCGGCGAGCTGCCTCCTGAGCTTGAGAACATGGACCCTGATTTTTTCGCCAGTCTTGGTGTTCCCGAAGCTGGTGAAGAGGTCTCTTTTCTCCCCGCAGGGGAGTTGGTTATTGAGACGCATTGTCTTTTGAACCCCTCCCTTCCGCTTTCTCAGAGTGAGTTACGTCCCTTTGTGGAGGCTGTTCGGTTTGCTCTTGGCATGTCAGAAGCAGAAGTGCAGCTTTCTATCGTCAACGATGCGGAGATGGCGCAGCATCACGAGCAGTTTAAATCCCGCATCGGTCCCACTAATGTGTTGTCGTTCCCGGATTCTGATCCAGAGCGCCCGCAGTATATTGGTGAGATTATTCTTTCTGCCGACACCCTTGTGCGAGAAGCTGACCTTTACGGGCAGCCCGTGCTTGAGCATTTTGCCCGGCTTCTCGCCCATGCCTTTTTACATCTCGCAGGCTATCCCCACGGCGAGGAAATGTATTCCCTCACTGAGCAGGCTGTGCAGGCTGCTACAGGGGAAGGCCCTGCTCGTTAGAGCTGGGAGAGAACTGGGGCTAGCCCCAGCCCGCAAGGGCTGGATGGGCGGGTGGGGAAAGATTGGGGGCCAGCCCCCAAACCCCCGCGTAAGGGAATGATTCCCTTACGTATCCTCATCGAGTTTAAAAGCCGTGCAAGCTTCGCTTGCACGGCTTTTAAACTTGGGTGAGAAAGCGATAAGAAAGTCTTTCTCTTTTGCGAGTTGCCACCATTTTCTTTCTGAACGCGAGCGTTCAGAAAGAAAGGGGTGAGGCGCAAAGAAAAAGAACACACGCCTAGTTAATTAGGCCGAAAAAAAAGGGGCCGGATGAAGGGGAAAGCCAAAGGCTTTCACTCATCCGGCCCCTTTTTTTTCGGGCGAAAGCGGGATTCCCAAGGGCCTCGTCCTTGGGCGGGGTCAAGGGGCAGCGCCCCTTGCAGGGTTTGGGGCAGCGCCCCAATAAAAACACCGCCCGCCCTGCGCCCCTTGCAGAGCATGAGACGGAGTCTCGTAACCCCACCCACCCGGAGCCTTTTGCGTAGGTTTCTGGAAAAATTCAAAAATTGACAGTCCTGGGAAAAATCGTGGTTAGGAACGGTGTTTGGCCAAATATGTCAAAAAGGTGGTTTATGATGGTGAAATGGGGTGTCTGTGCTTTACAATTGCTGTGCTTCGGCGTTAACTATTCGTTTCCCGTACGTATAGGTCATAGAAACACGCACAGTTAAAAGGGGGAAGTGCCCATGTCTCGACATTTTTTGAGCATCCTCGATCTTGACAGAGAGCAGGCTCATGCACTGGTGCGACGAGCGCACGAGATGAAGCGGACGGATTGCCGGACGACGTTACTGTCTGGCAAGACGGTAGCGATGATTTTTGAGAAGGCATCGACCCGAACGCGAGTGAGCTTTGAAGTTGGCATTCGTCATCTCGGTGGCAGTCCGCTTTTGATGACGCCAGCTGAGTCTCAGCTTGGGCGTAACGAGCCACTGCGAGACACGGCGAGGGTTCTTTCCCGTTTTTGTGCTGGCATGGTTGTGCGCACATTTGGTCAGGAGAAGCTTGATGAGTTGTCGGAGTGGGGCAGTGTTCCGGTCGTGAACGCCCTGACAGACAGCTATCATCCCTGCCAGGTGATGAGTGACATGCTGACGATGTACGAAAACACTCCCGAGTTTGAAGGGCTGAAGGTTGCCTGGGTTGGTGATGGCAACAACATGGCGCATTCCTTTATTAATGCTGCTGTGCATTTCCCCTTTGAGCTTGCACTGGCTGTGCCTGAGGGTTTTGACCCTGATCCAGAGATTTTGGAGAAGGCGCGCAGTCTTGGTGCAAACATCACGGTCACCCGCGATCCTCGCGAAGCCTGTAGAGGCGCACATTACATCAACACGGATGTATGGGCCTCCATGGGGCAGGAAGAAGAGCAGAAGGCACGAGAGAAGGCTTTTGCTGGCTTCCAGGTGAACGATGATCTTATGGCGCTCGCAGACCCGCAGGCGAAGTTTATGCATTGCCTGCCTGCCCATCGTGGCGAAGAAGTCTCCGAGTCGGTGCTCGAGGGGCCGCAGTCAATTATTTTTGACCAGGCTGAAAACCGGCTGCACATGCAGAAGGCTATCCTCGAGTGGGTATTCAGTGAATAGTATTTTTAAGAGTTAGAGGACGTAATGAGCAAGGATATCAAGAAAGTTGTTCTGGCCTACTCTGGTGGTCTGGACACATCGGTCATTCTGGCATGGATTAAAGAGCACTATCAGTGCGAAGTTGTGACACTGACAGCTGACCTTGGCCAGGGTGAAGAACTGGACGGCATTGATGAAAAGGCTTTGGCCACTGGTGCTGTAAAGGCATACGTTGAAGACCTGCAGGAAGAGTTCGCACGCGACTTCATTTTCCCCATGTTCCGATCCGGAGCAATTTATGAAGGTCGTTACCTGCTGGGTACCTCTATTGCCCGTCCGCTCATTACCAAGCGTCTGGTGGAGATTGCTCACGCAGAGGGTGCTCAGGCTGTTGCACATGGTGCAACTGGCAAGGGCAATGACCAGGTGCGTTTTGAGCTGGCAACAACGGCTCTTGATCCTAGCCTCAAGACCATTGCTCCCTGGCGCGAGTGGGACCTGAAGTCCCGTTCTGACTGCCTCAGATTTGCAAAGGCACACGGCATTGAAACGCCTATCAGCCACGGCAAGCTGTACAGCTGCGACCGTAACCTCCTGCATTGCAGCTTTGAGGGCGGCGAGCTGGAAGATCCGTGGAATGCTCCTGGCGATTTGGCCTACGCTATGTGCGTGTCTCTTGAAGATGCACCGAACGAGTCCGAAACCATCACTATCGACTTTGAAAAGGGTGATGCTGTTGCCATCGATGGCGAGAAGATGACTCCCGGCGAGATCATGATCAAGCTGAATGAGCTTGGTGGCAAGCACGGCATTGGCCGTCTGGACATGGTTGAGAACCGTTTCGTGGGCATGAAGTCCCGTGGCGTGTACGAGACCCCCGGCGGAACCATTCTGTACGCTGCACACCGTGATCTCGAAGGCATCACAATGGACCGCGAACTGATGTCCGTGCGTGATGGCCTGATTCCTCGCTACGCCGAGATGGTCTACAACGGTTTCTGGTACTCCCCAGAGCGTGAAGCCATTCAGGCATTCATTGACAAGTCTCAGGAACACGTCACTGGTACTGTGCGCCTGAAACTGTACAAGGGTCATGCTATTCCTACTGGCCGTAAGTCTCCGTTCTCTCTGTACCGGGCTGACCTTGCGACCTTTGAGGAAGATGATGTCTACAATCAGGCTGACGCAGCCGGTTTCATCAAGTTGCAGGGCCTGCGGCTGAGAGGCTTCGAAAAGTAGGAGCGGCCATGTCCGAAACAAAAATGTGGGGCGGACGTTTTGCGGCAAAGACCGCAGCTTCTGTTGAAGACTATACGTCCTCCCAGCAGTATGACCGTGCGCTGTACGCCGAAGATATTAGCGGTTCTATTGCTCATGCTCACATGATGGCAAAGCAGGGTGTGCTGACGGCAGAAGAAGCAGAGACTCTTGTTAACGGTCTGAATTCAGTCCGCGAAGAGATCGAAAGCGGCGTGTTTGTCTGGAAAAAAGAGCTTGAAGACGTTCACATGAACATCGAAGCTCGCCTGACTGAAATCGTTGGCCCGCTGGGTGGAAAGCTCCACACTGGCCGGAGCCGGAACGATCAGGTTGCTCTGGACTTCCGTCTGCACGTCACTCGCCGCATGCGTGAGTGGCAGCATTTGCTGGCGCATCTTGTGGAGAGCATTGTGGCGCGTGCCGATGAGAATCGTTCTGTGATTCTTCCCGGCTGTACGCACATGCAGCCTGCACAGCCTGTGAGCCTTGCGCATCACCTGCTTGCGTATGCCCAGATGTTCCGTCGTGACAGCGAGCGTGCTGCTGACTGCGAGAAGCGTGCGAATGTTTCTCCGCTCGGCGCTGCTGCTCTGGCAGGAACCACCTATGCCTTTGAGCCTTCTGCTGTTGCGGAAGAGCTGGGCATGAATGGTGTGTTTGCGAACTCTATGGATGCTGTTTCAGACCGCGATTTCGTTGTCGAGGCTGTGTTCACGGGGTCCATGGTGATGGCGCATCTCTCCCGCCTTTGCGAAGAGATTATTCTTTGGTCCAATCCCGCTTTTGGGTTCATTAAGCTGCCTGATGCGTTTGCAACAGGTTCCAGCATTATGCCTCAGAAGAAGAATCCCGACGTTGCCGAGCTGATGCGTGGCAAGACCGGTCGTGTGTATGGTGCCCTGAACACCTTGATGACGCTCATCAAGGGGCTGCCCCTCGCGTATAATCGCGACATGCAGGAGGACAAGGAACCATTTTTTGACGCTGACCGGACGGTGCGTGCATCTGTGTCCATTATGGCAGACATGATGGCTGAGCTTGGTTTTGACGCCGAGCGCATGCGTGCAGCTTGTGCCCGAGGCTATCTCAATGCAACAGAGTTGGCAGACTATCTTGCGTCCAAGGGACTTCCGTTCCGTCAGGCGCATCATGTCACTGGCAACGCTGTTGGCTATGCTGAGAAGCAGGGCAAAGGTTTGGAAGACTTGACGCTTGAAGAGCTTCGTGAGTTTTCTGAGCTTATTGAGGCTGATGTCTTTGAGGCTCTTGCCTATGAGACGGCAGTCGCTCGTCGCGAAACCAGCGGCGGCACAGGTCCGAATTCTGTCTCTCGTCAGATCTCTGATCTGCGGGAGTGGCTTGGGCAGTATGCGTAAGCTATTGAGTTGGGATGAGGTATGAGGGGAAGAGTTGGGGGCCAGCCCCCAAACCCCCGCGTAAGGGAATGATTCCCTTACGTATCCTCAACGAAAATTAAAAAAGTCCCCTGAGTAAAACTCAGGGGACTTTTTTAATTTGTTGGGTGTGCGTAAAGTGCGTCTTTCTCTTTTACGTGTTGTTACGTGTATTCTTTTTGAACGCGAGCGTTCAAAAAGAAAGGGTTGGAGCGCAAAGAAAAAGAACACACGGGACGCCCACTAGGCCAAAAATAAAGGGCCGGATGTAGGGGAAAGCCAACGGCTTTCACACATCCGGCCCTTTATTTTTGGGCGATAGCGGGATTCCCAAGGGCCTCGTCCTTGGGCGGGGTCAAGGGGCGGCGCCCCTTGCAGAGGTGCGGGGACAGAGTCCCCGCCCACCCTCGCACCCCTTGCAGAGCACGAGACGGAGTCTCGTAAGCAAAAAAGGGAGCTTAAGCAGCAGTTCTGATGTAGTGTTATGAGAGTGTAGTGCTATGAATTTGAGTGTTTGGAAAACAAATATAAAAAAGCATGTTGATAAAATAGATAAGGCGTCATATAGAGGGAGTACGTCTGAGTTTCTCCACTTCAACATTCGGAGTAGAATCTATGAGTCAAAAACAAGCTGGCATTGGGCGCGATTTTGTACGTCGTTATGCGAACTATCGTCCTATGATTAAGCAGTTACTTTTTCAGGGTACGCTGAACACAAGCGAGGAAAAGGCTCAGGAAATTCAGTTTGTTGTGAACAGGCTGGTCTCATTGGCGGTAGACAATTCTGATCCATCTCGTCGTCAGGCATATTTATATTTGAATGACAACAGGGCTTTGAATTTACTGTTCAATCAAGTTGGGCAGTGCTGCACTGAGGAGAACGGAAGTTACCTGCGGGTGGAGCCTGTGGGGTGTCCTGAAGGTGCGTCGTGTATGTCTCGGCTGACTTTGCCGGGGGCGGGGCATCCGTTTGGTCATTAAGAGAGAGGGATAAAGAAGCGAGCAAGGGCTGCGGCGGAAGTCGCGGCCTTTTTTTATGGTGAGGGGGAGGGGATAAAAAAACCGGAGAGAGGGGGAGAGACTTCACGATGAGTGAGAGCCTCTCCCCCTTTCTCCGGCCTAAGTGGGAGACCGCGAGATTAACGGGGGCGGAAAGTGATACGGCCGCGATTCAGGTCGTAGGGGGAGAGTTCCACGGTCACTTTGTCGCCGGGAAGAACACGGATGCGGAATTTACGCATTTTGCCGGAGATGTGAGCCAGCACTTCGTGATCGTTCTCGAGTTTCACACGGAAGGTCGCATTAGGGAGGGCTTCTTCAACAACGCCCTGTACTTCAATAGCTTCTTCTTTAGCCATTTGTTCTCCTCATGGGATGGGTTAAGCCACGTTTAAAATACATAAAAATATTGTCATCCTGAGTTGATGCAGGATGGCAGGCCCAAAAGCGCCTACAACATGGGGGCCGGGTCGTCAAGCTGAGAGCGTTGATGACGGGGGCCACATTTGATGTTGTTCATGGCAGAAAGCGGCTTGGACCGACGCACAATTGTGTATCAGCTAATACAGCCTGCGACAAGAAGGAGTGGAAAAAACAGGAGTATTGGCGGAGGGTCACAGGAATCGAACCTGCCAATCGTTTCTCCAACGATTCAGACGGTTTTGAAGACCGCGCCAGCCACCAGACTGGAAGACCCTCCGAGCGGAAAACAGGAAAGTGGTGTAAAAGAAAGTGTAATCCTGTAGATGTGCGAGGTAAAGTCGCAACGTAAGCAGAGCCAGTGAAGTATCAGCTTAGCGGATGGTATTCAAGGATAAAAATGACAATTTCCAATTGTTGAAGATGTGTTCACTTTTTGGAGAATAATCCGCATAAAACCATAAAAACTCCGAACCTTCGCCCCCCTGCTGACATAGACACCCCGCGAGCTGTATGCTAGTTTTTTATGGTAAAGGTTACATGGCACATTTTGCAAAAGAAAAAGGCTTCCGGCCATTGCCTGGAGCTATTTCAATTCTTATACTGCCGATTATTCTGCTAATCAGCGCTTAGGCGTCAACGCTATAGAGGAGTTCTAACTTGAACAACTTCGCCAAGAACCTCTTTTTATGGGCGGCGATCTCGCTGATCATGATCGTCCTGTTTAATTTGTTTAACCAGCCTCCTGCTCCGCAGCTGAAGTTCAGCTATTCTGAGCTGTTGCAGCGCGTGGATAAGGGCGATGTGGTCGATGTTAAAATCCAGGGCCAGCGCATTACCGGTACTGTTGTTGAGGGGCAGCGTTTTGTCTCCTTTGCACCAGAGGATCCGGGCTTTGTGCAGCGTCTTTTGGACAAGCGGGTTCAGGTTACCGCCGAACCAGATGAAGAGTCGCCATGGTATATGACGCTCTTTATTTCGTGGTTCCCCATGCTGCTGCTCATTGGCGTTTGGATTTTCTTTATGCGCCAAATGCAGTCGGGTGGTGGCAAGGCCATGAGTTTTGGACGGTCCAAGGCGAAAATGATTTCGCAGGATCAGTCAAAAGTTACGTTTGAAGACGTCGCGGGTGTTGATGAAGCCAAGGAAGAACTTTCCGAGGTGGTTGAATTCCTGCGTAACCCCAAAAAGTTTACTCGTCTTGGTGGCCGCATTCCCAAGGGCGTGCTGCTCGTAGGCCCTCCCGGAACTGGTAAAACCCTGCTGGCACGTGCTGTTGCTGGTGAGGCTGGAGTCCCGTTCTTCTCCATTTCCGGTTCTGACTTTGTTGAAATGTTTGTCGGTGTGGGTGCATCCCGTGTTCGTGACCTGTTTGTTCAGGGCAAGAAAAATGCTCCCTGTCTGATTTTTATTGACGAAATTGATGCTGTTGGTCGTCAGCGTGGTGCTGGTCTTGGTGGTGGTCACGATGAACGTGAGCAGACCCTGAACCAGTTGCTGGTCGAGATGGACGGTTTTGAGTCCAATGAGGGCGTTATCCTCATTGCCGCAACCAACCGCCCAGATGTTCTTGACCCGGCCCTGCTGCGTCCCGGCCGTTTTGACCGTCAGGTTGTTGTGCCGACTCCGGACCTGCGTGGTCGTGCCCGCATTCTGAGCGTGCATGCCCGCCGCACTCCGCTTGGCAAGGATGTTGACGTGATGACCCTTGCAAAGGGAACTCCCGGCTTCTCCGGTGCTGATCTTGAAAACCTTGTGAACGAGGCAGCTCTTCAGGCTGCCAAGCTGGACAGGGATCAGGTCCTCATGGAGGACTTCGAGACAGCCAAGGACAAGGTCCTGATGGGTAAAGAACGTCGTAGCGTCATTATGTCCGAGGAAGAAAAGAAAACCACTGCATACCACGAAGCTGGTCATGCTCTGGTTGCTATCCTGACCGAGGGCACAGACCCGGTTCACAAGGTATCAATCATTCCTCGTGGTATGGCTCTGGGTGTGACCCAGCAGCTTCCGGTTGATGACCGTCGAAATTATAGCCTGAAATTCCTCGAAGGAACTTTGGCAGTGATGCTTGGTGGTCGTATGGCTGAAGAAATTATTTTCTCTCAGCGCACGACTGGCGCCAGCAATGACATTGAGCGTGCTACAGACATGGCTCGGAAAATGGTGACACAGTGGGGCATGAGCGAGGCTCTTGGACCGCTGGCCTACGCTGAAAAGGATGGCTCTGTCTTCCTCGGTCGCGAAATGGCAAGCCATAAGCACATGAGCGAAGAGACAGCTCGTCTGATTGATGGTGAGATTCGCCGAATCATTGACGAAGCCAATGAGCGCGCTCGTAAGGTGCTTAATGATAATCTGGACCTGCTGCACAAGGTTTCTGAGGCCTTGCTGGAGCGTGAAACCATCTCTGGTGACGACATCCACCGCATTATGCGTGGTGAGGAACTCCCTCCTGTCGAAAATGGCCAGAATGGAAAAGCTGCTCCGAGTGCTGCGCCTGTTGTTGCCGAAGAGGCTTCGACGACACCTGAAACCGAGACAACTGCACCTGCTGCTGATGAAGAGAAGAAGCCCGGCCTGTTTAAGCAGGCAATGAACGATGAGCTTCCTCTGAAAGATGCACAGCAGGAAGAGGAGTTTAAACTGGAACCGCATGTTGAGGATTCTGCTGAGGAGTCCAAGGATGCGTCGTCAAAGGCTTCTGGTAAGGAAGAAAAGGAAAATTAACATGCATGGTAACGTTCACTGGAACGTTTCGGGGGGGAGGGTGCTCGGCCCCGCCCCCTTTTTTGTCGTAGGTATTGTCAACGTCACTCCTGACTCGTTTTATGACGGCGGAACGCATCCGACGGCAGAAACGGCAGTTGCACATGGTGTGAAGCTTATTGACGACGGTGCGCAGGTTCTTGATATTGGTGGCGAGTCCACCCGCCCGTCGGCCGAGCACGTGGGAACTGGCGAAGAACTGCGCCGGGTTGTTCCTGTTGTGCGAGAGCTTGCCCGTTATGTTCGCGAGAACGAGAAAGACGCGGCAATCTCTGTTGATACCTACAAGGCTGCAACCGCTGCTGCGGCTCTGGAAGCCGGTGCTGTCGTTGTGAACGACATCTCTGGCTGCCGTTATGACCCTGAGCTGATGGACGTGCTGGCCCAGTACAAACCGGGCTACGTGCTGATGCATTGTCAGGGCATTCCCGGAAGCATGCAGAACAATCCCTCCTACGTTGATGTTGTGGATGAGGTGATTGACTTTTTTGACCAGCGCTTGCGTGTTCTGACCCGTGCGGGTGTTCCGGAAGAAAACATCGTGTTGGATCCGGGCATTGGTTTTGGCAAGAACCTTGAACACAATCTCGAAATTTTGCGGAACATCGAAGCATTTGGCCGCTTTGGTCTGCCCATTTACATGGGGCTGTCCAATAAGTCTTTGTGGGGCGACCTGCTGGGGCTGGAGCTGGATCAGCGTGCGAATGCAACGCAGGTGGCAACGGCGCTCCTGAGTGCTCGAGGAGTGCAAATTCATCGTGTTCATGAAGTCGGTCTTACGGTACAATCGTTGAAGATCGTTAAGGCACTGGATCGCAAAGCGTCATCCAATTTTTAGTCAGGAGGCGGAATGCTCGAATTTGGCGGGCTGAGCATATCGTGGATTGAGCTTGTAGACATTTCGCTTGTTGCGGTTGTCTTTTATCAGCTTATCCTCCTTATTCGGGGGACACGAGCCTTGTCTGCCTTTACCGGGCTGATTTTTATCGTCCTCATTTTTTATTTCTCTGGAGAGCTGGGACTGAGCACACTGCACTGGTTGCTCGGAAAATTCCTCGGTCCCATCTTTCTTGTCATTGTTATCCTGTTTCAGCAGGATATTCGCAACGCTCTGTCCCAGTTTGGGGCAGGGCGTTTGTGGAAAAGAACATCCCAGGAAGACCAGGATTTTACATCCATTATAGCTGCTGCACTGGCTATGGCCGAAAAGCGGATTGGTGCTCTTATTGTCATAGAAAAGCACGTTCCACTTGGTGACCTTGTCGAGCGCGGAGTGGCTGTTGATGCGCGCATTTCGAAAGAACTCTTGCAGACCATATTTTATCCAGATACGGCCCTGCACGACGGCGCGGTGATTGTCCGTGGGAAACGCATTATGGCTGCTGGCTGTATTTTGCCGCTGGCGGTTGGCGTGAAGTTCAAACAGCATTATGGAACCCGGCACAGGGCTGCGTTAGGTATTACGCAGGAATCTGATGCTGTGGCTTTGGTTGTGTCTGAGGAGCGTGGAGAAATTTCTGTTGCTGTGGGTGGCCGTCTGACAGGCGCGCTGGATGAAGTCCGGCTGAAGCGCGTTATGCGGCGCATCTGGAGCAGGTAACTGGATATGGAGCAGCTTGCATGAGAAAGAACTGGTCCTATCGTCTTTTGGCTCTCATCCTTGCGCTTGGATGCTGGTATCTTGTCACGGGGCAGGAGAAGGTGGAGCGCTGGATCGAAATGCCTATTGAAATTGTCAATGCTCCCAAAGACCTAGCCATACATTCAGGACTCCAGACCCACATCAAGGTGCGGGTTCGAGGGTCCAAGCCCATGTTGCGGGGACTTGATGAACGCAACATGGCATATCCTCTTGATTTTTCGAAAATCAGAGCTGGGATGAACTCGCTGACAATTGAGCGAGGTCGAGTCCCGGTCCCCAAGGCTGTTGAGGTCATTGAAATTGATCCCGGCCGTCTTTCTGTTCAGGCTGATCCGCTGATAACGCTGGAGCTTCCTGTTGAGCCGATGTGGCGGGGCAAGCTGACGTCTGATTTTATGCTGACAGAGGCGTCCGCCGAGCCTGCCCGTGTGATGATTCAGGGGCCGGAGCGGCGAGTTTTGGCGCTACGAAAAGTCAGCACACAGCCACTTGAAGAAGAAATCAAGATGGCCAAGACTGTGGTGCAGAGCGTACTGGTTGATGTGCCGGAAGCAATGAAGGCCACTCCTGCGCGAGTCACAGTTCGCTTTGTTTTCGAAGAAAAAACAAAGGATGTCTGGGTCAAGCTTCCTGTTGAAGCTCGAATTGTTGGGCAGGGCATGGACCCTCAGTCTCAGGTGGAAGTGAAGCCAGAAATGGTGCAGCTCCATGTAGAGGTTCCTCTGAGCCTGCTTCGGAAAAAGGATTTCAAGAAAGAGTTCGCAGCCTTTGTTGATATTGACAGTCCGCTGTCAAAGGGCTGGAACGTGATTGAGTATAATACTCGTCTTCCTGCGGGATGTACGCTGCTGAAGGCTGTGCCGCAAAAGATCGAGATACAGGTTCGTAAAAAATAAGCTTGAGGTGACTGCCTCGGCAGCTTCATTTCCTCATTGAGCACTATAAGGTCTTTTATTCATGGCGAAACGTATTTTTGGAACGGATGGACTGCGGGGACAGACAAACATTTTTCCGATGCTGCCGGAGATTGCCCTTCGTTTGGGGCTGGCGGCTGGCCAGTATTTTCGAAACGGCAAAAAACGCCACAAGGTACTGATCGGAAAAGACACCCGTATTTCTGGCTATGTCTTTGAGGCTGCACTGACTTCTGGCTTTTGCGCCTCTGGTATGGATGTCCTGCTTGTTGGTCCGCTTCCTACCCCAGCGATTTCGTATTTGACGAGAAGCATGAGAGCTGATCTGGGCGTTGTCATTTCCGCCTCGCATAATCCTTTTATGGATAACGGCATTAAGTTTTTTGATAGCGACGGTTTTAAGCTGCCCGATGCTGTAGAGGACCGCATTTCTGACATGCTGCAGGACCCGGATTTTCAGTGGGATTATCCTGCTCCTGAAAATGTCGGTAAGGCTGTTCGGCTTGGTGACAGTGATGGGCGTTATATC
Above is a window of Desulfobaculum bizertense DSM 18034 DNA encoding:
- a CDS encoding argininosuccinate synthase; the protein is MSKDIKKVVLAYSGGLDTSVILAWIKEHYQCEVVTLTADLGQGEELDGIDEKALATGAVKAYVEDLQEEFARDFIFPMFRSGAIYEGRYLLGTSIARPLITKRLVEIAHAEGAQAVAHGATGKGNDQVRFELATTALDPSLKTIAPWREWDLKSRSDCLRFAKAHGIETPISHGKLYSCDRNLLHCSFEGGELEDPWNAPGDLAYAMCVSLEDAPNESETITIDFEKGDAVAIDGEKMTPGEIMIKLNELGGKHGIGRLDMVENRFVGMKSRGVYETPGGTILYAAHRDLEGITMDRELMSVRDGLIPRYAEMVYNGFWYSPEREAIQAFIDKSQEHVTGTVRLKLYKGHAIPTGRKSPFSLYRADLATFEEDDVYNQADAAGFIKLQGLRLRGFEK
- the ybeY gene encoding rRNA maturation RNase YbeY → MTDFSQAEFGELPPELENMDPDFFASLGVPEAGEEVSFLPAGELVIETHCLLNPSLPLSQSELRPFVEAVRFALGMSEAEVQLSIVNDAEMAQHHEQFKSRIGPTNVLSFPDSDPERPQYIGEIILSADTLVREADLYGQPVLEHFARLLAHAFLHLAGYPHGEEMYSLTEQAVQAATGEGPAR
- a CDS encoding HD family phosphohydrolase — its product is MNVFRKLKKKNSSKSRERHSSAGFGNCEGTLSSRLCAASGAMGIISILAAILILSVLAGADWSAGPRLYFVGEVADRDVVADREFLVENVEATRQKRRRAAAAQPPVFDLAPDAYEFVDRRVSRIFHVLNTSEGEDVNEVRWRVSEDLNSEVALPIFERWKEESFQNLVLGRVLPWLKGYMAKGVVSDSGAMSRFDSGIMVRNVETGIETLRMDPAAISDRYALRDDLAFYLKKDLHKSLLIRRDIWALIGPLASPSLSFNAQETAARKREVARAVEPAYFHVQQGQIIVRQGEAVSLPQHVKLKAMISDAPETFGFGRAIGLFLVGCLLVGGLRFSSRSGLCTAMTGRDMMLVSLIVLGFGLLAKAMALLGAPLALSAGAWTRDLLPYAMPIAGACGLLALFFSHAICFNIGIVISFLCASIFGGGLPLFLFYFLGCMLQTFLMKQTHTRYQTLYSLVPLLGGLLLAWFGVAFVESRDLLQLGAGTLYVLAGGIASLFIVLALSPAVELILGFTSRFKLMELMNLEQPLLQELMVAAPGTYHHSLVVSNMVEAGARAIGANPLVAKVAALYHDVGKITKPQYFIENQLGRERNRHDKLTPSMSALILISHVKKGVELARQHKLGKEIEDIIQQHHGTNLISYFYHKAKEQAEARGEEDVREEEFRYPGPKPQTKEAGLILLADAIEASSRTLSEPTPSRIKGHIESVIKKIFSDGQLDESELTLKDLHRLSEVFHRILTGIFHQRIEYPSGSQPRTDGQAADSAKELPPAESSSSQQASDASASASASDAAKDSSSSGDSSCDAERSCHDSSVPVTYGYDGYGDTELKFSKSRSVNS
- the argF gene encoding ornithine carbamoyltransferase; the encoded protein is MSRHFLSILDLDREQAHALVRRAHEMKRTDCRTTLLSGKTVAMIFEKASTRTRVSFEVGIRHLGGSPLLMTPAESQLGRNEPLRDTARVLSRFCAGMVVRTFGQEKLDELSEWGSVPVVNALTDSYHPCQVMSDMLTMYENTPEFEGLKVAWVGDGNNMAHSFINAAVHFPFELALAVPEGFDPDPEILEKARSLGANITVTRDPREACRGAHYINTDVWASMGQEEEQKAREKAFAGFQVNDDLMALADPQAKFMHCLPAHRGEEVSESVLEGPQSIIFDQAENRLHMQKAILEWVFSE